Sequence from the Pedobacter sp. D749 genome:
CGCACCTGTCTCTACGGTGTATTGCATAATTTCATTATTTAAGCGGTGAGCACGCCTGGTAATAAGCCACATGCCATCAAATTGAGCAGGTGCAAGCAGGCTTCCCGGGGCTACGCTGGTTACCCTTACCGGATCGGTATTTAGTTTATCAAAATCTTTAGTGCAGGAACTGCCCAAACTAGCCGCAAGCAGGAAAGATATTAGTTGAAGGTGTTTTAATAATGTTTTCATATCAGATATTTAAAATGATGCTTTAAGTGTAGCGCCAAAACTCCTGGTGGATGGGAATTGTCCTGTTTCGAAGCCTGGTTCAATTCTATTTCTATTTAAAGTGGCGATTTCCGGATCATAGAGTGGAAATTTGGTAAATAGTAAGAGATCACGACCATAAAGGCTGAATGATGCGGAATTGGCACCTAAACTTTTAAGTAGTTTTGCACTAAATCTGTACTCCAATGATACTTCGCGAAGTTTGATAAAAGAAGCGTCAAAAATGTTTGCCTCTGCATTATCCCTGAGGTACTTTTGGTTGTAATAATCTCCTGGTGTGGCTACGATATCATTTTTACGGTAGCTTCCGTCTGCATTTTGCACTACACCCTCTCCAATTATTCCATCATATCTTCCTGGTAATGATGATTTCAGTTTTCCTGCTCCTCCTAAAACGGAGTGAGAAAAGGAATATATGTCACCCCCTTTTTGTCCGTCAAATAAGAATGAGAAGCTAAATTGGTTATAGCTCAGTTGGTTCTGGATGCCTGCTTTAAAATCGGGCACCGCTGAACCCAATATTTTTAGGTTTTCAGTATCTATCAAAGGTAATCCCTTATCATCGTGAACGATCTCACCATTGGGCGCTCTCAAATAGCCTGAACCGTAAATGTCTCCAATAGATCCGCCCACAATGGCTTTAACAAAACCTCTTGGTCCGGTGGCCATTATAATTTCACTCACATTAGGCGCCAGTTCCTTAACCAAGCTTCTGTTAGATGAATAGGTCAACATTGTTTTCCATTGCAATTTGCTTTTTTTGTGAAGCAGGCTGGCATTTACCGCGAGCTCAATTCCCCTGTTATTGATCAATCCGGCATTGAAGATCCTGCCGGTAAAACCCGTTGCCGGATCGTTGGGTACAGTTAGGATCTGATTGGAACTGTTGGCATTGTAATAGGTAAGATCAAAACCCAGCCGGTTCCCGAAGAACCGAATGTCTATTCCTAATTCCCTGTTGGTAATAATTTCTGGTTTAAGGCTATCACCACCAGGCAGGGTTGTTGGATTGGTATAGCTTCCTCCAAATTCTGATGGCGTTAAATAATAACCCGTCCGGTAAGGGTCTGTATCATTTCCAACCTGAGATACGGAGCCCTTAATCTTTAGGTAAGATAATGCCCTAAAGGCAGACAAATCAAATATTTCACTGGCTATAGCGCTTCCTGAAAAGGAGTAATAAAAGTAGGAGTTATTGGCTTTTGGCAAGGTGCTGGACCAATCATTACGACCGGTTACGTCCATGAACAAAAAGTTTTTGTAATTAAACTGAGCCAGGGCATAAAGACTTTGAACTTCCTTGTTGGCTGGTGAGAGCACAATTAAGGGCCGGTCTTTAGCGTTACCAAGCGTATAAATTCCGGGAGTACTGAGTCTTTCAGCAGTGATGAGGTTGTTTTGGATCTTATTTTTAAAAATACTACCTCCTGCCGAGAAAGAAAGGTCGAGATCACGGAGTAATTTTTCATCGTATTTATAAAGGAAGTCATAATTCTGTTCCTGCATCATTACCGTTTGCTCCTGGTAACGGCCAACGGCAAATCGGATACTGCTGTATGGTCTTCTGGTGGTTCTGAATGATGAATTTTGGTCGATACCACCTCTCAGCATTAAGCTCATTTTTTTACTTAAATTATAGGTTGCTGTGACGTTACCGAAAATTCGGTCCTGGTCTAAAGTGTTCAGGTTCTCATATAGGATAAAATAGGGATTGTCAACAGAAGGGTTAAGCAGGTTATTCTGATCCACATCCTTAACATCCCAGTAATCCTTATAATAGGAAGCAGGAATGTTAGCCGAGCGGTACATCAACCCATACATAAAGGAATTGGTATTATAACCCGAAAGCGGTAAGTTATCACTTTGCTTATGATAATAGTTGAACCCCGTAGATAATTGAAAATTTTTGAGTTTGCTGTTACTGGAAAAAGCAAGCCTGTTGAAGGTATAACCAGTATTTGGCAAGATATACTTGTTGCGTACATCGTTGTAAGATAACCTTACTGAATTTTTACTGTCACCACCTGTTAGCGAGAGTGTATTGTTATAGGTAACGCCTGTTACAAAAGCATCTTTTACATAGTTTTTATCAGCAACCCACGGCGTTTTTTCTATTCCCCGAGTTTTGGTTACCGGATCATACTGATAGTAGAGCTGTCTGGAAAAAGCCGGGCCAAAGGACCGGGTAGAATTTGTACTTGGTCCGTCAGGGCTGGCACCGTAAGAGAAATAAGTATTGATGGTGTTTCCCGCGCCATATTCGTACTGAAAATCAGGATAATGCAACACGCCTTCGAGGTTAGCACTGCTATTAAAGGTTACGTTCAACCGTTCTTTACGTTCAGCATTATTTTTGGTAGTGATCAATATCGCACCTGATGCAGCTCTCGAACCATACAAGGCTGCGGCAGAAGGGCCTCTTAAAACCGTTACGTCTTTAATATCTTCGGCATTGATATCACTCAGGGCATTTCCATAATCAACCGGAGGCTCAGTGTTTCCGGTTGCTCCATAGCTTAACCCATTATTTCCCACCATGCCACTCAACACGGGTACACCATCGATTACAATTAAAGGTTCTCCTTTATCAAGATCCAATGAGTTTTGTCCGCGCAACGTTATCCTAACTGTACCACCTGGACCTGCTCCTGCCCGGCTAATGTTTAATCCCGGCACCTTACCCGATAAGGCATTTACCCAGTTACCGGGAACCGTTTTCGAAATTTCCTCCCCATCAATTTTGGTTACAGCGTACCCCAGGCTCTTTTCTTCCCTTTTAATACCCAACGCGGTTACCACTACGTTTTCTAAGGTATGCTCATGGCCAGATAGTTCGATATGAATAGGGCTACCTCCTGTTTTTACCCTTTGTATTTGCTTCGTCTCATAAGAAACATGGCTTATTTCTAATGTATAAGTTCCAGGTTGAACTGCTAATTGGAAAAAACCACTGCTATTTGTTGTTGTATGCTTGCTTAATTCAATTAGCTTAATATTAGCGCCCGGAAGCGCTTTGCCCGTTTCATCGCTTACCTGCCCTGATATAGATGTTTCCTGACTGCCATCTTCGCTTCCTTGTTTTGCTAAAATTACGATCTTGTTGGCTTGAGCGATGTATTTCAGCTTAGTATCTTTTAAAACCTGGGTCAATACTGATGATACTGAAACATTGCTTACATTAACGGATATATCATGGTAAGGTAAAACCAGCTCCTCATTAAAGACAACCTGAATTCCCGACGCTTTTTGTATGCTTGAAAGCGCCGTTCTTAAATTTTGATGTTGAAGCTTGAGGGTGATTTTAACCGCTGCAGGAGATTGTGCATTTGCTGGCCTCGGCATCAGTAACTGACTTCCAAGAACCAGAAGCACTAATAAGTAAATTTGTTTCATTTGAGATTTTCTTGTCGTATTTATACAGGTATATCCAAGAAATCTGCAAGTGGTAGTAGAAAAATTTGAAAATTGTTTTATTTATGGTAAAAAGCGCCTGAAAAGGTCACCAGTTACCTGGATCGCTTTTTAAAAGTTACTGTTCTGTCTCGCTGTTCGTAAGAAAGGCCATTGGCACTAGCCAAAATACTTAGGATATCGCTTATCTTTTCGTTTGATATAAAGCCCGCCGTTACGCGATAATCCTTAATTTCTGCTTGCTTGAAATGGAACTGAAGCCTATATTTTTTGGACAGCACGGCACACACGTCTGCTAGCCGGTCATTATTAAAGGAGAGATCGCCGTGTTGCCAGCTGATAACCGTTTGAGCGTCTACAGTACGTTGTATCATAACACCAGTTTGACTATCTACCGTGACCTGCTGATTGGGTAGTAATACTGCCGATCGCGTTCCTGTGCTATTGGAAACACAAACTTTTCCCCGGGTTACTGCAACCTGCAGGTTACTGAGATAACGATAGGCTTTTATATTGAATGCGGTACCGAGCACCTGCGTATTAATATTTTTTGAGGTAACGATAAAAGGATGGGAGGGATCATGGCTGATGTCAAAATAGGCTTCACCTTCTACGAGGTTCACCTGGCGGTTTGCTTTAGAAAAACGATTTGGGTAAGTTAGCTTACTTCCGCCGTTTAACCAAACCATGGAACCATCAGGCAATGAAATTTTTATGCGTTCACCTTCCAGTGCTGTTTTTTCCAGAATCACCACAGGATCTGCCCAATCGCGAATATCGTTTCTGAATATCAGTAAACTGCCCAGCGTGATAAACAACATGGCTGCAATGCGCATTATTGGCCATAGGGATTTACGTTCAAACAGTTTTTGATCGATGTTTCTTTTGATCCGCTGCTTGGTGATGATCTCTTCAGGCTGGCTCCATTCCCAATCGCCTTTTTCGGCCCTTGCATCAAACCACTCCTCCAAAGCTTTCTTTTCATCAGCTGTACAGTGTCCCTTTCGGTAACGCTCAAGAAGTTCGTTAATACCTTTTGAATCCATCATTTAATAATATCCGGAAAAGTAGGTGTTGGTAGTAGATATTTCAAAATATTTTTTCAAATCCAGTTAAGCGGGTACGAAATCTTTCAAAATTAGAACATTATTGAATAAAATATAATACAGACTTTAAATACAGAATCATATTTAAGCACCGTCCTGAAATGCTTTAAGACGTTGCTAATCTGCTTTTTCACGGTTTTATCAGAAATCTGCAACCGATCTGAAATCTCCTTATGACTAAGCTGTTCCCGCCTGCTGAGCATAAAAACCTGACGCATTTTGGAAGGAAGCTTTTCCAATTCAATATTAATGAGCGAATCGAGCTCCTTCGCCTCAATTACATCAGTTGCGGAATGTTGTTGCTTGGAATTGAAGTAACTGATTAAATTTTCCTCATGTTTTCCTTTTTTGAGCTGATCCTGTACAAAGTTGATCCCTTTAAAACGTGCTGCGGTAAAAAGATAACCACTAAGCGTGCGCTGATCAGCTATTTCTTCCCTTCTTGACCACAAGGAAATAAATATTTCCTGAACAATATCTTCTGCGGCTTCCTTATCGCGGATAACTTTTACTACATAGAGAAACAACTTTTGCCAGTAGGCATTATAGATATCATCAAAAGCATCCTTTTCACCACGGCATAACCGGCGGAAAAGCTCTTGGTCATCGTAAGCTTCTGGCATATCCATCAGGAATGTAATTAATATCGCAAAACTACTGTGGTAATGTTAAATCAAAGTTTAGCCAGTATTATGCTATGTTCGGTCTATTATGCTGTTTTGGATGATAGAAATAAAAATAATCTTCGAAATTTCTTTGCTTCCGGCTGGCCGAATGAGAATGGAGGATGGGAGTTGAGGAATAAGTATTTTAAAGGATGCCTCGGGTATAAGGGGTGATTTTTTGGAAAGGTATACGATTTAAAAGCCATTTGCATATGGTATAATTAAGCCAATATATTTTAATGTTGTAGGATTTTTTTAGATTTGATGTATAGAAAACCGCTAAGTTTAAATACGTGCCCTCTCCAATTTGAATTTATATGTCTGATAGTTTTATACATAAGCCAGCTGAACAGCATTTAAAAAAATGACCATCACAAATAAAGAAATACAGGCCGATTATCAAAATCGAATTAACCGGGTATTTGAATTTATTGATGAAAACCTGGATGCTGATTTGTCATTAAATACAATTGCAGAGATTGCTTTTTTCTCACCTTTCCACTTTCATAGGATTTTCAAATTTATTACAGGTGAAACATTAAACGAATATGTAAACAGACAGAAAATTGAAAAATCATCTTTAGCCCTGTTGCATAAAAATATAACAACATCTGAAATAGCACATCGATACGGTTTCAGTGACAATTCTTCATATTCAAGAGCTTTTAAAAAGTATTTCGGAATAAGTCCAAAAGAATTTAAACTGCAAAATCCGAATAGACATAGCAAGATTTGTCAACTTGAAAGCAAGAACGGACAAGAGTACCCCGATTTTGAAAAATACATTTGCATCATTGATAACCTTAAAAAATGGATAAAAATGAATGCAAAAATTGAAATTAAAGAAATGCCAAAAATGGATTTGGCATATGTATCAAGTATTGGAACACAGAACCTTGAATCTGCTTATCAAACATTAATGAAATGGGCTACACCTCAAGGTTTGATTAATGAGCAAACTAAAATGGTTACAATTTACCACGACAGTTTTAAAGTTACAGAAGCCAGCAAAGTAAGAAGGAGTGCTGCAATCTTACTAAATAAACCAGTTGAAGTAAATGGCGAAATTGGGCTAACTTCAATTCAAAAAGGAAAATTTATTGTAGGCAGTTTTGAAATTGGTCTGAATGAATTCGAAAAATCCTGGACGGGATTATTTTTATGGATGAACGAAAATGGATATAAAAAAGCTGATAAAAAGCCATTTGAGGTTTATCATAACAACTTTAATGAACATCCGGAAAGAAAGGCAATTGTTGATTTTTGCATTCCAATCGAATAGTAAAGCTTGATATAACGCTGTGTATTGGTAGTGGTGGTTTTGTGCTAAAAATAAAATTTTAGTATTTAATAACCTCAGTGTTAAAACAAAATTTAGGTGCTTATAAATCCACTACTAACAATACACAGATCATTAAATCTGATAGTTAAAATTTATCAAATTTCCCTTTTTAAATGATGCTATGTTTTAAGCAAAGCAACGTTCCTCATGTTAAGGCAAGTCCTTTCAAAGCGATTAATTTTCCAATACATTCAATATGCATTTCTGTAACAAGACTTCTGCTATTCAACGAATAATATCGATACTTTTAGATTTTTATTCAATTCCGCTTCGCATCTGCTCAAAACCTTTAAGAAGGTCATCGATCGTTTTTAGCTGTTTTTTTTGTTTATAAAATCTGTTCCATAAAGAGACTGCTACAATATAGGCGGTAGTAATGGCCAGGGCTGTCAGGGTAAAAATTAAACTTCCTCTTTTTGTGATTTCGACAATATATCCAACCAGCGCCAGATATAGCAAAACCGAATATATCCACATATATTTTGTCAGCATTTTCTTCTGCCATTTGAGTTTTCCAATCTGATTGTTCAGGTATTCAATACCCGAAATATCGCGCTGATCTTTTTTGAAGTCATAACTTTTCCAGCTTAAGACGGCAAAAACAACCATCAGGGTAAAGGCCGAAGCAATGCTCATATCAAAAGGCCAGTTGTATTCGTTGTGGTAGGTAAAATATACCCAGGTAATTACCGAACCTGCAATGATAAAGCCAATACTCATGCAGATATTAGATCTGCGCAGTTTGCGCTGATGTTTTTCCCATTTATCCTGGACAACATGAGCGGCATGGTCTATGGTATTGTTTTCTACCGGCTGCGATAGCCAGCTGTTTTGAAGCTCCTGAAAATTTGTCATTTTTTATTCTCCATGAGGTTAAGTAAACGTTCTTTAATGCGGTTTATCCGTACACCGGTATTGGTTAAACTTGCACCGGTTATCTCGGCGATTTCTTTATAGCTTTTCTGTTCGAGTACAAGTGAAATGATGATGCGGTCCTGAGCAGCAAGCTGACTTATACAGAACCTGAGTTTTTCCAGCTTTGCTTCCTGTTCCATCTTTTCGGGAATTTGTTCAATATCAGGAATTTGGAAAGTATCAGAAATGGACAGATAATCATGGCGCTTGTTTTTGGAATTGAAACCAATGGCAGTATTCACTGCAATCCGGTATATCCAGGTACTCACTTTTGATTTCCCTTTGAAATTCTGAATGCTCTTCCAGATCTGAAAAAGGATTTCCTGATACAGGTCATCTGCATAAGAAATATCGTACAGATAGGCTCTGCAAATCCGGTAAATGCTTGCATGATTGGCCTTAACCAGCTCATTAAAGTATCCCTGCTGATCGCGATTGTTCTCTGGCACAGTTTTATTTATAATTTGGTTATAAAAGTATCCATTTCGGCTAACATCCAGTTTGGCTCATCAAACATGATAAAATGCCTGGCATTATTGCTCACCTTTATTGTACAGGTTTTGCATTTAGCATACTGCTTTTGAAAGGTTCTGCTAACATACTCACGCGTAAAGCCAATAAACTGGGGAGATTCTTTAAAAGCAGCAAGTACCAATACCGGCACATGTATCGATGCAATTTTATCCTGAATGTCCTCGCTCATCATTTCGGTAAAAGTATAAGCCATTGTTTTCCGGTCTGAGTTTGCACCCCATGTCGCGATCGCATCCCATCTGGTTGAATCTGCACACAGGCTTTTTGCAACATTCAACTGATAGGCTTTGAGCTGTGCATCGTTCATCTTATTGTATTGCGCCAGCAATGTTTTTGCCTGTGTCTCGTTAAAACCACTTTGGGCATTCGGGTTCATCGCTGCAGCATAAAAAGGCATCGCATCAATCACGATAACCTTGCTTAATGCATCTTTCATTTCGGCTGCAATTTTGAGTGCAAGAAAGCCACCAATGGAATGTCCAACGAGAATGACGTTTTTGAGTTTATGGACTCTGATATAATTTATTAATGCCGATTTAAAAGTGCTAAGATATGGGCCGCCATTTAATGGAGGAACACCTGCATATCCTGCGAGCGTGAAAACATGACACTCATATTTTTTATTGTAATGCGCTACTGTACTTTCCCATTCCTCACCACTGCAGGTTGCACCAGGTATAAATATCATGGCTTGCCCTTTGCCACTTACCTGTACTGTAAATGGTTCGTTTGAGCGGTTCGCATGTGTAGAAATGGCCGAGACTAAAATAAAGGTAAAAATCAAAATTGCTTTTTTCATAACCGGGTCTTTTCTTCTTTAGTAGACCATAACTTTAATTTCTTACATTAAAATTCAAATTTTATGAAAACAGGCTCTATTTTATCCATTTGGAAGATGAAAGAATAATCAGGAGGGCTAAATCAGAAATGACTCAGAAGGTTAAATGGAGGGTGTATAGCTGTTCGCCGAAAATAATTATGCATAAAATATATCGCATGATAAATTTCGAGCTTTTTCCCAGCTGATTTGCAGGAAATAGAGAAAGTCTCCAATTTATTTTAAAATTTAAAGGTCAACAACGGTTTAATGAGCAACAAATTGAAACGGCAGCCTGCGCTTAGTGTAAGATTTCCCCCAGGATCGAAAGCAGTCATCACTTTTGCGTATGCAATATCCACTGCGTCATTGGCGGCACTAAAAAGATGTCCGGTTGAGGCATCATAAGTATTTCAAAGATGCATATCCTATATATCTCAAACTAAAAACATTAAATTTATTAGACGTATTTAATAAAGGTTATGTATATCTTGGACAACTTCACTACTATAGAATATGAGTTATACCGATCAAGAATTAGTGGCTTTGTTACTAAATGAGAATGGGATACATCGACTTCCAAGACTTGAGTTTGCTGAGTTAATGAGAAAGAAGCCATATGATAAAGTTGTAGGCAAAAGAATAATCTTCATCGACTTAAAATATTGGGTTAGTTTCCGAATGTCATTGGAAGATGATATAACAATTAAACTGGAAGAAAAGATCTTATACAAAAGCATCTATAAAAATCTATTACAATTAGTGAGCAACAATATAGCTGTTTGTGTCACTTCTGACTCAATTTTAACTGAAGTAGAAAAAATGCCATTCGATAGAAAATTGGAGACAGCAAAAATAATGGATAGTTTGCAAGTGGTAGTTGTATTAAACGGACTTAACGCATGCACATTTGAATATATTAATATTGATCTAATCACAGCTGGTAAAGAACCTATTGATCAATACCATTTGAGTTCAGTTTTCGAAGCAAATAGATTTCTCTCAGCAGTTACATTGAAAAAAATGGAGAATGAGCCTGATTTGTTATATAATATTATGTATGATTCCATGTCCCAAATGACGGTACAGGAATATTTGAAAGAAACTAACGGAGATTTTTATGATCCTTCTGAAAAGTTCGCTGAATTGGTTAATGATACCAAATCGAAAGATACAACTAAATATAGTTATGAGGAACTTCTTATCCAAGGACTGGCTTCTCAATCTAAATCATTGAATAAACTCATTAATTATACTCCAATCAGTAAAGCAAATCCTTTAGAACACTTATCTCTCTATATAGAATGTGCACCTTTTCTCTACCTTCATTCGGCTATTCTGGCTGCCATAAATATCGAAAAGGCTAGAACGGTTCGAAAAAATGATTTTTATGATCTTTCACATTCCTGCATAGGCGTAGGTTATGCCGATTATTTTTTTACGGAGAAGAAATTTCATCATCTTTTAAAAACAAAACCAATCGATTGTACAGCACATTACAAATGCAAATTATATTCAGACCCTTTTGAAATTTTAAATGTAGTAGTAAATCTTAATAGCCAGATCTAGGTTATAATACCCCGTTTCGCTGGCGAACCTGTGCTGTGTGTGCAAAACTACTTGCCCCTCAAACAAAAAAGCCCATCTTTTGAACTTTTTCTTTGCACCATGGCAATATACGGGAAGACTATTCAAAACAAGATAAAAATCGGTACATAGCTAACGATGTTTTTTAAACAAAAGGTTGCATAGCAAAAGATCCAGGCAACAGCAATTGCCTGGATTGCGGTTTACTTAATCATTATGATCAGGCCACTGAGTAACGTCCTTATTCTTAATATTAAAATTCCCTCTTATCATTTTTGACACTATGCCCGGCTCACCGCCTATATCAGCAAGAAGAACACCACCGATATGCAGACTGATGAAGGAAAGCATATAATAAAGCGATTTAACATGGATGGCCTCCATGATTTCCTTTGTTTCCTTCGGGCCGTTTAACACCATAAAACCGGTAAAGAGTGAGGTAGCAAAAAGAACATAAAAAATGATGTAGAGCCATGACTTGAACTTATCTTTAGGAGAGGTCTGTTTTGAAAAAGGATTTTTAAAGGCAATTCCCTGAATAAAAGTAATGCCCATCCGAATCAAATATAAACCTATCAAAACATACCCGGTAATGACATGATAGCGCCACATCGGCTTGCGGATTTCTTTCCCGATTGCAGCGGCATCAGTTTCTGAAAGCTGAATTCCTTTGTTCTGGAGCGCTTCCCTCAAAATCTCTCCCATAGCATCTTTATTCATCCATCCAAGCCTTAAAAAAACAGTTAAAAGCAGGAACATTATAGCAAAGGCAATGGCCCAGTGTATCACACGGCTGGCCAGATTAAATCTTTTTTCTATCATAACAATTTATAAATCATAAGGTTCAACATGAATGAGCGCATCTTTGATGTACAGATCTGATGCCAGAAGCTCATCTTTAACCTGATGGGCGACCGAATGGGCGTGGAACACATTGATATTGCCATCCACCTCGATATGCATATCTACATAATAGTCAAGGCCCATTTTTCTTACAAAACACTTCTCCACTCTTTTCACTTCTACATGCAGAGAAGCAATATGGCTGATTGCCGAAACGAGTTCATCAGCAGGCGCCTTATCCATAATCTCCTCGAAGGCAGGGCGGATGATCTTAAAAGCATTATAGATGATAAAAAGGCAGGCGATCAGTGCTGCCCAGTCATCAAGACCTTCATAACCTTTTCCTAAGAAAATGGCTAAAGAAATTCCCATGAATGCAGCAATTGAAGTGATCGCATCACTCCTATGGTGGTAGGCATCGGCAATTACTGCCTGGCTGCCTAATCTCTTGCCAATCGAATAGACATGGCGAAAGAGGAACTCTTTGGTCAAAACAACAATCCCAAGTACAATAAGGGTATATTTTTTGGGAATATCATGCGGGGTGCGAATGAATTCAACCGAATGGTAGGCGATCCAACCTGCAGCTGCAAGCAGAAAAAATCCGATAAGGATGGCTGCCACCGGTTCAGCCTTACCATGTCCGTATGGATGTCCCTTATCAGGTGGCCGCTGTGCATATTTAAGTGCAATCCAGAGCAGCCCTGAACTGATTACATCTGCACCAGACTCGGTGGCATCGGCAATAAGTGCATAAGACTGGCCCAGGTGGCCAGAGATCCCTTTGACAAAAATCAGCACAATACTGATGATAATGCCCAACTGGGTGGTGCGGATAGCTTCCGCAGATGAGCTTCTTTTTAAAGGCTCCATAGAAATTTAAGATAAATTACAAAACAGAAATACACCCAGGTGCATAGCTGAGCTTAGTACCAAATTGATAAACGATTAACTGAATAGCGTGGCTTCAGGTTTCGGTGGCCTGAAAAGTTTGATCGATGAGGCAAAAGCGAGTTCATCATCATATGGAAAACCTGATACAGGATGTACACTTATTGCAGCCAAAGGCAGATTTTCTTTCACCGTGTGCTGGAAAAGCGTTTGATGGGAGCCATGAATAATCTTTTTGAAAGGCAGTTTGAGGTCCTTATCGGCATCATTATCCCTGATATCCTTCCCAAGGTAGTGCATGGCAATAAAGTGTGCAAAGCTAATCTTATGGTTCAGGGCACGGTGTTCGAGGAAATGGATCGCGATATATGGCGCCTTTAGTAATTCCATCGTTCCGGGATTACTAAAAGAATAAAGAAAGACCATCAGGTATATCCAAACATTTCTCACCGGGCAAAAATAACCATTTTTAT
This genomic interval carries:
- a CDS encoding SusC/RagA family TonB-linked outer membrane protein, translated to MKQIYLLVLLVLGSQLLMPRPANAQSPAAVKITLKLQHQNLRTALSSIQKASGIQVVFNEELVLPYHDISVNVSNVSVSSVLTQVLKDTKLKYIAQANKIVILAKQGSEDGSQETSISGQVSDETGKALPGANIKLIELSKHTTTNSSGFFQLAVQPGTYTLEISHVSYETKQIQRVKTGGSPIHIELSGHEHTLENVVVTALGIKREEKSLGYAVTKIDGEEISKTVPGNWVNALSGKVPGLNISRAGAGPGGTVRITLRGQNSLDLDKGEPLIVIDGVPVLSGMVGNNGLSYGATGNTEPPVDYGNALSDINAEDIKDVTVLRGPSAAALYGSRAASGAILITTKNNAERKERLNVTFNSSANLEGVLHYPDFQYEYGAGNTINTYFSYGASPDGPSTNSTRSFGPAFSRQLYYQYDPVTKTRGIEKTPWVADKNYVKDAFVTGVTYNNTLSLTGGDSKNSVRLSYNDVRNKYILPNTGYTFNRLAFSSNSKLKNFQLSTGFNYYHKQSDNLPLSGYNTNSFMYGLMYRSANIPASYYKDYWDVKDVDQNNLLNPSVDNPYFILYENLNTLDQDRIFGNVTATYNLSKKMSLMLRGGIDQNSSFRTTRRPYSSIRFAVGRYQEQTVMMQEQNYDFLYKYDEKLLRDLDLSFSAGGSIFKNKIQNNLITAERLSTPGIYTLGNAKDRPLIVLSPANKEVQSLYALAQFNYKNFLFMDVTGRNDWSSTLPKANNSYFYYSFSGSAIASEIFDLSAFRALSYLKIKGSVSQVGNDTDPYRTGYYLTPSEFGGSYTNPTTLPGGDSLKPEIITNRELGIDIRFFGNRLGFDLTYYNANSSNQILTVPNDPATGFTGRIFNAGLINNRGIELAVNASLLHKKSKLQWKTMLTYSSNRSLVKELAPNVSEIIMATGPRGFVKAIVGGSIGDIYGSGYLRAPNGEIVHDDKGLPLIDTENLKILGSAVPDFKAGIQNQLSYNQFSFSFLFDGQKGGDIYSFSHSVLGGAGKLKSSLPGRYDGIIGEGVVQNADGSYRKNDIVATPGDYYNQKYLRDNAEANIFDASFIKLREVSLEYRFSAKLLKSLGANSASFSLYGRDLLLFTKFPLYDPEIATLNRNRIEPGFETGQFPSTRSFGATLKASF
- a CDS encoding FecR family protein; its protein translation is MDSKGINELLERYRKGHCTADEKKALEEWFDARAEKGDWEWSQPEEIITKQRIKRNIDQKLFERKSLWPIMRIAAMLFITLGSLLIFRNDIRDWADPVVILEKTALEGERIKISLPDGSMVWLNGGSKLTYPNRFSKANRQVNLVEGEAYFDISHDPSHPFIVTSKNINTQVLGTAFNIKAYRYLSNLQVAVTRGKVCVSNSTGTRSAVLLPNQQVTVDSQTGVMIQRTVDAQTVISWQHGDLSFNNDRLADVCAVLSKKYRLQFHFKQAEIKDYRVTAGFISNEKISDILSILASANGLSYEQRDRTVTFKKRSR
- a CDS encoding RNA polymerase sigma-70 factor, which gives rise to MDMPEAYDDQELFRRLCRGEKDAFDDIYNAYWQKLFLYVVKVIRDKEAAEDIVQEIFISLWSRREEIADQRTLSGYLFTAARFKGINFVQDQLKKGKHEENLISYFNSKQQHSATDVIEAKELDSLINIELEKLPSKMRQVFMLSRREQLSHKEISDRLQISDKTVKKQISNVLKHFRTVLKYDSVFKVCIIFYSIMF
- a CDS encoding GyrI-like domain-containing protein, with product MTITNKEIQADYQNRINRVFEFIDENLDADLSLNTIAEIAFFSPFHFHRIFKFITGETLNEYVNRQKIEKSSLALLHKNITTSEIAHRYGFSDNSSYSRAFKKYFGISPKEFKLQNPNRHSKICQLESKNGQEYPDFEKYICIIDNLKKWIKMNAKIEIKEMPKMDLAYVSSIGTQNLESAYQTLMKWATPQGLINEQTKMVTIYHDSFKVTEASKVRRSAAILLNKPVEVNGEIGLTSIQKGKFIVGSFEIGLNEFEKSWTGLFLWMNENGYKKADKKPFEVYHNNFNEHPERKAIVDFCIPIE
- a CDS encoding RNA polymerase sigma factor, with amino-acid sequence MPENNRDQQGYFNELVKANHASIYRICRAYLYDISYADDLYQEILFQIWKSIQNFKGKSKVSTWIYRIAVNTAIGFNSKNKRHDYLSISDTFQIPDIEQIPEKMEQEAKLEKLRFCISQLAAQDRIIISLVLEQKSYKEIAEITGASLTNTGVRINRIKERLLNLMENKK
- a CDS encoding alpha/beta fold hydrolase, encoding MKKAILIFTFILVSAISTHANRSNEPFTVQVSGKGQAMIFIPGATCSGEEWESTVAHYNKKYECHVFTLAGYAGVPPLNGGPYLSTFKSALINYIRVHKLKNVILVGHSIGGFLALKIAAEMKDALSKVIVIDAMPFYAAAMNPNAQSGFNETQAKTLLAQYNKMNDAQLKAYQLNVAKSLCADSTRWDAIATWGANSDRKTMAYTFTEMMSEDIQDKIASIHVPVLVLAAFKESPQFIGFTREYVSRTFQKQYAKCKTCTIKVSNNARHFIMFDEPNWMLAEMDTFITKL
- a CDS encoding cytochrome b/b6 domain-containing protein; protein product: MIEKRFNLASRVIHWAIAFAIMFLLLTVFLRLGWMNKDAMGEILREALQNKGIQLSETDAAAIGKEIRKPMWRYHVITGYVLIGLYLIRMGITFIQGIAFKNPFSKQTSPKDKFKSWLYIIFYVLFATSLFTGFMVLNGPKETKEIMEAIHVKSLYYMLSFISLHIGGVLLADIGGEPGIVSKMIRGNFNIKNKDVTQWPDHND